In Oceanobacillus sp. FSL K6-2867, one DNA window encodes the following:
- a CDS encoding globin-coupled sensor protein, protein MFVRRKQKNNAVLAEWSKQMDPKLEIETGSDLEKQLKMLDFSMEDFAIAQVLKPYVEAENQLIIDQFYKNLEYNQGLIEIIEKNSSIERLKKTLRTHIVEMFSGVMNDSFIERRKIIAHIHVKIGLTQKWYIASFQKLFEGLADIVQNNFENASDQILAIKVINKLLNLEQQIVLEAYDEEVMRIKDQDVQTKMNIVQTLEENSTELATLAEETMASIEEMIAQVNVITGNSKMGTAYAEEAKEAAAKGKSRLTVMNQSLENMQQSTTKVNEDMANLEITSTQIKDIIEIVKSIADQTNLLALNASIEAARAGEHGRGFAVVAEEVRKLAEQTGKSVTNVTELVTVTNEQIFNSASSLQEVQQFLTNVKEQMASTEAAFQKIDGTMDKTKTSNKTIQTDLEVFEQGIEGIEQSAVTISGSAESLNKMMEELLV, encoded by the coding sequence ATGTTTGTAAGAAGGAAGCAAAAAAATAATGCTGTTTTAGCTGAATGGAGTAAACAAATGGATCCTAAGCTAGAAATAGAAACAGGATCTGATCTAGAAAAACAGCTTAAAATGCTTGATTTTTCAATGGAAGATTTCGCAATTGCACAAGTGCTGAAGCCTTATGTAGAGGCAGAAAATCAATTGATTATTGATCAATTCTATAAAAATTTAGAATACAACCAAGGTTTGATCGAAATTATTGAAAAGAACAGCTCAATTGAAAGACTAAAGAAAACATTACGTACCCACATCGTTGAAATGTTTTCTGGTGTGATGAATGATTCCTTCATCGAGAGAAGAAAAATAATCGCACATATTCATGTAAAAATTGGGCTTACACAGAAATGGTATATCGCATCCTTTCAAAAGCTCTTTGAAGGGCTTGCAGATATTGTGCAGAATAACTTTGAAAATGCGTCAGACCAAATCCTTGCAATTAAGGTCATTAATAAATTGCTGAATTTGGAACAGCAGATTGTGTTAGAGGCGTACGATGAGGAAGTAATGCGGATCAAAGATCAAGATGTACAAACAAAAATGAACATCGTTCAAACGTTAGAGGAAAACTCAACGGAGCTTGCAACATTGGCCGAAGAGACGATGGCATCAATTGAAGAAATGATTGCACAGGTAAATGTTATTACAGGAAATTCAAAAATGGGCACAGCATATGCAGAGGAAGCTAAGGAAGCTGCGGCAAAAGGGAAATCTCGTTTGACTGTTATGAATCAGTCTTTGGAAAATATGCAGCAAAGTACAACAAAGGTCAATGAGGACATGGCAAATTTAGAAATTACATCCACGCAGATTAAGGATATTATTGAAATTGTAAAGTCGATCGCAGACCAAACAAATCTTTTGGCATTAAATGCATCTATAGAAGCAGCGAGAGCTGGGGAGCATGGCCGTGGCTTTGCTGTTGTTGCTGAAGAAGTGAGAAAGCTTGCAGAGCAAACTGGGAAATCTGTAACGAATGTAACGGAACTTGTTACAGTCACAAATGAACAAATTTTTAATAGTGCTTCTTCTTTACAGGAAGTACAGCAATTTTTAACAAACGTAAAAGAGCAGATGGCAAGTACAGAAGCCGCATTTCAAAAAATTGATGGAACGATGGATAAAACGAAAACAAGTAATAAAACAATTCAAACTGATCTGGAAGTATTTGAACAAGGGATTGAAGGAATTGAGCAATCAGCAGTTACCATTTCGGGATCTGCAGAAAGCTTAAATAAAATGATGGAAGAGTTGCTGGTTTAG
- a CDS encoding DMT family transporter, which translates to MDKLFKIIQENKFVLWILILLITLIWGYTWVLMKESLNFMGPFAFSSFRFGIGAVTLILMIVFLKIGLPPRESWKHLLVVGLLQTAIVFLLVMFALKFVDAGKSSVLLYSMPIWSSILAAKFLYEKITTVKLSGLLIGMLGLLAILSGDIWTGQKLGVIFGELLIVIAAISWGISNVYYRLHLQHLSKIQATAFQMLFGVIVIFFVTLFMEWGQPIHLNAASAYYILFTGILASALCFSVWFLIISIVDMVTATLSTLLVPLFGLLFSSVILNETMSVNMIIGFLLIITGITVAQMKKPLRA; encoded by the coding sequence ATGGATAAGTTATTTAAAATCATACAGGAAAATAAATTCGTTTTGTGGATTTTGATACTACTAATAACACTTATCTGGGGATATACATGGGTACTCATGAAGGAATCACTTAACTTTATGGGACCATTTGCATTCTCTTCTTTTCGATTTGGTATAGGAGCTGTGACCCTTATATTAATGATAGTATTTCTAAAAATAGGCTTGCCTCCAAGAGAATCATGGAAGCATCTCCTTGTGGTAGGCTTGTTACAGACGGCAATTGTGTTTTTGCTGGTTATGTTCGCCTTAAAATTTGTTGATGCTGGAAAATCGTCTGTATTGCTTTATTCCATGCCAATTTGGAGCAGCATTCTTGCAGCTAAATTTTTATATGAAAAAATTACAACAGTAAAGCTATCCGGGTTGCTCATTGGGATGCTGGGGCTGTTAGCTATTCTTAGTGGAGATATTTGGACGGGGCAGAAACTAGGTGTTATATTTGGAGAATTATTAATCGTTATCGCTGCTATCTCCTGGGGAATATCGAATGTGTATTATCGTCTTCATCTACAGCACCTGTCGAAAATACAAGCGACAGCATTTCAGATGCTATTTGGAGTAATTGTCATTTTCTTTGTGACGCTTTTCATGGAGTGGGGACAGCCTATTCACTTAAACGCTGCAAGTGCTTATTATATCCTGTTCACTGGGATACTGGCATCTGCACTATGTTTCTCAGTATGGTTTCTTATTATTAGTATTGTAGATATGGTAACTGCAACACTATCAACTCTGCTTGTCCCATTATTTGGACTATTATTCAGCAGTGTTATATTAAATGAAACGATGAGCGTAAATATGATAATCGGATTTCTCTTAATTATTACAGGAATTACTGTAGCACAAATGAAGAAACCCTTGCGTGCATAA
- a CDS encoding short-chain fatty acid transporter yields the protein MKALTSFFDRLVQRYLPDAFLFAIMLTFIVYLLGVFFTDSGPMEMVTHWGDGFWELLAFGMQMSLVVVTGYILANTPVVKRFLAKLSSLANTPGQAVMLVTFVALAACLINYGFGLVVGALFAVHVAKRVPGVDYRILIASAYSGMLIWHGGFSGSVPLLIATPGHFLEETMGLIPVADTLFSPFNIFIVMTLLITLPIFNRHLLKGADPLSTINTSLWKDDSEETENKNTPAIQTQPATPAERLENSQVLSLSIGLMGLIFVGYHFITNGFDLNINIVNFIFLFLGIILHRTPRRFLDTVSEAVKNAGGIIVQFPFYAGIMGMMVSSGLSEQISLWFVSFSTEYTLPIFTFISAGVVNVFVPSGGGQWAVQGPIMIQAALEIGADTAKTAMAVAWGDAWTNMIQPFWALPVLAIAGLKIRDIMGFCVMILMFSFIPIAIGLLLF from the coding sequence TTGAAAGCTTTAACGTCGTTTTTTGACAGATTAGTACAGCGCTATTTACCAGATGCCTTTTTGTTTGCAATCATGTTAACTTTCATTGTGTATTTATTAGGAGTTTTCTTTACGGACAGTGGTCCAATGGAAATGGTTACCCATTGGGGGGATGGTTTTTGGGAACTCCTAGCTTTTGGCATGCAGATGTCCCTTGTAGTCGTAACTGGATATATTTTAGCAAACACACCGGTTGTGAAACGCTTTTTAGCTAAGCTGAGCAGTCTTGCAAATACCCCAGGTCAAGCGGTTATGCTTGTTACCTTTGTTGCTCTAGCTGCTTGTTTAATAAACTATGGTTTCGGACTCGTTGTTGGGGCTCTATTTGCTGTTCACGTTGCAAAGCGAGTTCCCGGAGTTGATTATCGAATCCTAATCGCAAGCGCCTACAGTGGAATGCTTATCTGGCATGGCGGTTTTTCCGGATCAGTACCACTTCTCATTGCTACCCCAGGACACTTTTTAGAAGAAACAATGGGATTGATTCCTGTCGCAGATACATTGTTCAGCCCATTTAATATCTTTATTGTTATGACACTATTGATAACACTGCCAATTTTTAACCGACACTTATTAAAAGGTGCTGATCCATTAAGTACAATAAATACATCACTATGGAAAGATGATTCAGAGGAAACAGAGAACAAAAATACCCCGGCTATACAGACACAGCCAGCAACACCGGCCGAACGATTGGAAAACAGCCAAGTACTTTCACTATCAATCGGGTTGATGGGACTGATATTTGTCGGCTATCATTTTATTACTAATGGATTTGACTTAAACATAAATATTGTCAATTTTATTTTCTTGTTTTTAGGAATTATTCTGCACAGAACACCACGGCGTTTTCTTGATACAGTAAGTGAGGCCGTTAAGAACGCCGGAGGCATTATTGTACAATTTCCATTCTATGCCGGAATCATGGGAATGATGGTTTCTTCCGGATTATCTGAACAAATTTCATTATGGTTTGTCAGCTTTTCAACAGAATATACTTTACCAATCTTCACATTTATTAGCGCAGGGGTTGTAAATGTTTTTGTACCATCTGGTGGAGGACAATGGGCAGTACAAGGTCCGATTATGATCCAGGCAGCACTTGAAATCGGTGCTGATACAGCAAAGACTGCTATGGCCGTTGCTTGGGGCGATGCATGGACAAATATGATCCAACCCTTCTGGGCTCTTCCAGTACTTGCTATCGCTGGACTAAAAATCCGCGATATTATGGGATTTTGTGTGATGATATTAATGTTCAGCTTTATTCCGATCGCGATTGGCTTATTGCTGTTTTAA
- a CDS encoding metal-dependent hydrolase, with product MNGTAHVAIGAAAGFVVANQFASTPATTLLLVGLGGVSGLMPDLDIDGKLRSKITFSHQVIQSAAQLIGALMILYSLYEGTAADRYFGIGIGIAMMTLSALIKQRHMLIITGAGILAGSIALQEKWLMLLGIYIIIASFVSHRSYTHSIIGAIFFGFIASNLQESLAIEGVFYACLAGYISHLIADSKILPFNKRGIKLFLPLSSKDF from the coding sequence ATGAATGGTACAGCACATGTAGCGATTGGAGCGGCAGCTGGTTTTGTCGTTGCCAATCAATTTGCATCAACTCCTGCTACAACACTACTTTTAGTAGGACTAGGGGGTGTCTCAGGATTAATGCCTGATTTGGATATTGATGGAAAGCTTCGGAGCAAAATCACGTTTTCCCATCAAGTAATTCAATCTGCTGCTCAGTTAATTGGTGCATTGATGATTCTGTATAGTCTATACGAGGGAACAGCAGCAGATCGCTATTTTGGTATCGGTATCGGTATAGCAATGATGACATTATCGGCTTTAATTAAACAAAGACATATGCTGATTATTACTGGAGCAGGCATACTTGCTGGCAGTATCGCATTGCAAGAAAAGTGGCTGATGCTACTTGGGATTTACATCATAATAGCATCGTTTGTATCCCACCGGAGCTATACACATTCCATTATAGGAGCAATATTTTTTGGGTTTATTGCATCTAACTTGCAGGAATCACTTGCGATTGAAGGTGTTTTCTACGCTTGTCTGGCTGGTTATATCAGTCATTTAATTGCCGACAGCAAAATCCTGCCTTTTAACAAGCGGGGAATTAAATTGTTTCTCCCGCTTTCCTCAAAGGATTTTTAA